A stretch of DNA from Microlunatus sp. Gsoil 973:
GGCCGGACCTTGACCGGTCAGGTGACCGAGGCGTTCTGGAACTCGGTCAGTCATGCCCGTCCGCTGATCGTCGGGCTGAACTGTTCGCTGGGCGGCGCGGAGATGCGCCCGTATGTGGCCGAACTGTCCCGGGTCGCCGACTGCTTCACCCACGCCTATCCGAACGCCGGGCTGCCGAACGCCTTCGGCGAGTACGACGAAGGGCCCGAGGACACCGCCGGTCCGGTCGGCGATTTCGCCCGGTCCGGCTTCGTGAACATGGTCGGCGGATGCTGCGGGACAACGCCCGACCACATAGCCGCCCTGGCCAAGGCCGTCGACGGGGTCGCCCCGCGGGTTCCCTCGAAGATCACGCCGGCACTCCGGCTGTCCGGATTGGAACCGCTGACCGTCGACGACGACTCGCTGTTCGTCAACGTGGGTGAACGGACCAACATCACCGGCTCCGCCCGGTTCCGGAAGTTGATCAGGACCGGTGACTACAACACCGCCCTCGAGGTCGCCCGGCAGCAGGTGGAGAGCGGCGCCCAGGTGATCGACGTCAACATGGACGAGGGCATGATCGACGGCAAGGCCGCGATGCAGCGGTTCCTGCGCTTGATCAGCAGTGAACCCGACATCAGCCGCGTGCCGATCATGGTCGACTCCTCCAAGTGGGAGGTGATCGAGGAGGGCCTGAAGAACGTCCAGGGCAAGTCGATCGTCAATTCGATCTCGCTCAAGGAGGGCGAGGAGCCGTTCGTCGAACACGCCCGGCTGTGTCGCAAGTACGGGGCCGCGGTAGTGGTGATGGCCTTCGACGAGCAGGGTCAGGCGGACAATCTCCAACGCCGCAAGCAGATCTGCCGACGGGCGTACGACATCCTCACCCAGAAGGTCGGCTTCGATCCGACCGACATCATCTTCGACCCCAACGCGTTCGCGGTCGCCACCGGCATCGAGGAACACGCCACCTACGGCATCGACTTCATCGAGGGTGTCCGGTGGATCAAGGAGAACCTTCCGGGCGCGAAGACCAGCGGCGGCATCTCCAACGTGTCCTTCTCCTTCCGCGGCAACAACGCGGTCCGGGAGGCGATCCACGCCGTCTTCCTGTACCACGCGATCAGGGCCGGCCTGACGATGGGGATCGTCAATGCCGGCTCGCTAGCCGTCTACGACGAGATCGATCCGAAGCTCCGCGAACGGATCGAGGACGTGATCCTCAACCGTCGTCCGGACGCGGCCGACCGACTGCTGGAGGTCGCCGGCGAGTTCGCCGGCAGTGATCAGCAGCGCGAGGTCGTCAACGAGGAGTGGCGATCGCTGCCTGTCAGCGAACGGATCACCCATGCACTCGTGAAGGGCATCGACAGCTACGCCGAGGCCGACACCGAGGAACTCCGCCTCGAGATCGCCGCCCGCGGCGGCCGGCCGCTGGAGGTGATCGAGGGCCCACTGATGGACGGCATGAACGTCGTCGGCGAGTTGTTCGGCTCCGGGAAGATGTTCCTTCCCCAGGTGGTCAAATCGGCGCGGGTGATGAAGAAGGCTGTCGCGTACCTGATCCCGTTCATCGAGGCCGAGAAGACTGACGGCGAGACCGGAACCAACGGGACCGTGGTGATGGCGACGGTGAAGGGTGATGTGCACGACATCGGCAAGAACATCGTCGGCGTCGTGTTGCAGTGCAACAACTATGAGGTGATCGATCTCGGCGTGATGGTGCCGGCGCAGAAGATCCTCGACGCCGCCAAGGAGCACAACGCCGACATCATCGGGCTGTCCGGACTGATCACCCCGTCGCTGGACGAGATGGTCAACTTCGCCAGCGAGATGGAACGTCAGGGACTTGACATTCCGTTGTTGATCGGTGGCGCCACTACCTCGCGGGCGCACACCGCGGTCAAGGTCGACCCGGCCTATCACGGCCCGGTCGTCTGGGTGAAGGACGCGTCCCGGTCCGTCCCGGTGGTGGCCAACCTGCTGTCCGACGAGCGGCGCCCTGCCCTGCTGGCAGACCTCAGGACCGACTACGACGCGCTGCGGAAACGCCACGCCGGCCGCAGCGACGACCGGGCCGTACTGCCGATCGAGGCAGCCCGCGCCGACCGTACGCCGATCGACTGGTCGGATTATCACCCGCCCCGGCCACGGCTGCTGCTGCAGCAGGCTCGGGACGGGCACACCGACGACTACCATCCGCCGACCGAGCCGATGCAATACGTGAAGACCTTCGAGAGCTATTCGCTGGCGGAGCTGCGCGAGTACATCGACTGGCAGCCGTTCTTCAACGCCTGGGAGCTGAAGGGACGATTCCCCGACATCCTGAACAACCCGACGACCGGCGATGCCGCACGCAGGCTCTGGGACGACGCGAACCAGATGCTGGACAAGATCATCGAGGAACGCTGGCTGACCGCCTCGGCCGTGATCGGGTTGTTCCCGGCGAACGCCGTCGGCGACGACATCGAGGTCTACCTCGACGAACGACGGCAGGACGTACGGACCACCCTGCATCAGCTGCGGCAACAGACCGAGCATCGGCCGGGCGTACCGCACCGGTCGTTGGCCGACTATGTCGCACCCAAGGAAACCGGTCTGGCCGACTACGTCGGCGGGTTCGCCGTGACCGCCGGGATCGGTATCGAGACCAAGATCGCCGAATTCAAGGCGGCCCTGGACGACTACAGCGCCATCCTGCTGGAATCGCTGGCCGACCGGCTGGCCGAGGCGTTCGCGGAACGGATGCACCAGCGGGTCCGCACCGAGTTCTGGGGATACGTCCCGGACGAGAAGCTCACCAACGCCGACCTGATCAAGGAGCGGTACGCCGGCATCCGGCCGGCGCCGGGATACCCGGCCTGTCCGGAACACACCGAGAAGCAGACCCTGTGGGGGCTGCTGGACGTCGAGGCGCATGTCGGGATCAAGCTCACCGACTCGATGGCGATGTGGCCGGGCGCCTCGGTCAGCGGCTGGTACTTCAGCCACCCGCAGTCGCAGTATTTCGTGGTCGGGCGGATCGGGAAGGACCAGGTCGCCGACTACGCCGACCGTAAGGGCTGGACGGTGCCCGAGGCCGAGAAGTGGTTGAGCCCGAATTTGGGGTACAACCCGTCCTGACCGCGCCTCCCGCAACCGTCGGGCTACGCGGCGGTTGCAGTGCGGAGGACTACGCTGGAGGCACTATGGCGGACGAATCTGCACAGATCAGCGGCTTGCGAGGTCTGGTCGACCCGGTGGTGTTCGTTGCCTTCGGCGGCTGGAACGACGCCGGCAGCGCTGCATCCCAGGCCGTCGAACATCTCGCCGACACCTACAACACCAAACAGGCGTTCTCGCTCAATCCCGACGACTTCTACGACTACCAGGTGAACCGGCCCGAGGTCCGGGGCAGCGGCGAGACCCGCCGCATAGCCTGGCCGACCACCGAGATCCGGGTCGGGAAACTGCCGAACGACCAGGACATCGTCATCGTCCAGGGGTTGGAGCCCAACTTCCGCTGGCGGCAGTTCTGTCAGCTCTTGACCTCGGCGCTGCGCTCGGCGGGCGCCAAGCGGGTCTATCTGATCGGCGCCCTGCTCGCCGATCACCCGCACACCCGGCCGATCCCGGTGTCGGCCAATTCCGGAGACCGGGCGGTGGCTGAGGAACTCGGACTCGAGCCGTCGACGTACGAGGGTCCGACCGGCATCCTCGGCATCCTCAACGACCAGCTGGACAAGGCCGACATCCAGACCGTCAGCCTCTGGGCGGCGATCCCGCACTACGTGTCGTCGCCCCCGTCGCCGAAGGGCACCCTGGCCCTGCTGAACCGGCTGGAGGACCTGCTGGACCTTTCCCTCGACCTGGGTGACCTTCCGGAGCTGGCACGGGCGTGGGAGCGCGGTGTCAACGAACTGGCGGCCGACGACACCGAGGTCGCCGAATACGTCGAGGCCCTGGAACATCAGCGGGATGAGAGCGATCTGCCCGAGGCGAGCGGTGACGCCATCGCCGCCGAGTTCGAGCGCTACCTGCGGCGTCGCCGCCAGCAATAGCCGTACCCCTCTTGCCGTACCCCATTGCCGCACCACCTGCTGCATCCCGCACCCTGTACACAGGGTGCGGGATGCATTAGCTGGTGCGGGAGTCGGCGGTCTGTCGCAGGGAGGCGACCATCGCATCCGGGTCGTCGACGCCGAACACCGCAGAACCCGCGACGAAGGCATCCGCTCCGGCGTCGGCGCAGCGAGCGATCGTGTCGGCGGAGACTCCCCCGTCGACCTGCAGCCAGATGTCGGTGCCGGTCTTGTTGATCAACTCCCGGGCCCTGGCGATCTTGGGCAGGGTGAGGTCGAGGAACTTCTGCCCACCGAAACCCGGCTCGACGGTCATGACCAGGATCATGTCGACCTCACCGAGAAGCTCTGCGTACGGCTCGATCGGCGTCGCCGGCTTCAGCGCCATCCCCACCCGGGCCCCCTTGGCGCGGATCTCGCGGGCCAGCCGGACCGGTGCCTTTGCAGCCTCCAGGTGGAAGGTGACCGATTCCACGCCCGCCTCGGCGTATCCCGGTGCCCAGACATCGGGTTCGTCGATCATCAGATGGATGTCGAGGAACTTGTCGGTGATCTTGCGGATCGACTCGACCACGGGCAACCCGAGCGTCAAGTTGGGAACGAAGTGGTTGTCCATCACATCGACATGCAGGGCGTCGGCACCGGGAACCTTCTCGATGTCGCGTTGCAGATTGGCGAAGTCGGCCGACAGGATGCTCGGCATGATCTTGTTCGAACGGCTGTTGGCTTCCGGCACGGCGCGATTCTAGTCGGCGGCCTCCCTGACGACACACACCTTGAGGGCACCCGGCTCGATCTCGGCGACCATGCGCTGGCAGCTGCCCATCGAGTCGCCGTCCAGTTCGTACTCGTCGGGTTCCTCCAGCACGACCTCGACCCGTTTGCCCACGAGTTGATCGACCCGGTCCCCCGGTTGACCCTTTCTGGTCACCAGCCTGAGGAGGATGCCGAGCCAATGGCGGAACCTCGTCGGGCTGGCCACCACGACGTCGAGCAACCCGTCATCCGGTTTGGCGTCCGGGATCAGCTCGACCTGTCCCTGGATCGCTCCGACATTGCCGACCAGGCAGAGCATCGCCCGCCGACGCAGAGTCGGGCCGTCGTCGACGGTGATCCGCATCACCCGTGGTTTCCGGCCGAGTTCCCGTGCCGTGGCGACCACGTACGCCACCGAGCCGGCCTTGTCCTTCAATCCCTTCAGTGACGAGTCGCTGCTGTTCATGATGGCTGCGTCCAGCCCGATGCCGGCCATCACAGCGAATCGGTCGGGCTCGTTGTCGTCGGTGGTGATCTTGACCACGTCGAGACTGCGCATCGTCGATCCGAGAGCCACGTCGACGGCATCCGGTTCGGTCAGGGGAATGCCGAGGTTGCGCGCCAGCAGGTTGGCGGTCCCGGCCGGAATGATGCCCAACGACACGTCGGAACCTGCGAGCCCGGAGGCAACAGCGCGTACGGTGCCGTCCCCGCCCGCCGCCAGCACCCGGTCGACTCCCTCCTCGACTGCCTGTTCGGCCATCCCCCGGCCGGGATCGTCCTCACTGGTCTCCAGCCACAGCGGTTCGGCCCAGCCCAGTTGCTCCGCCCGTTCCTTGACCAGACCGGTGAGTTCTTCGCTGATCTTGGCCGGGTTCAGAACCACCGCCACCCGGCGCTCGGCGCCGCTCACCCGGCCCGGCCGTTCAGCTCGACCGCGGACCGCAACTGCGGCAGCAGGCCATATCCGTCCGGTGCCTGGTAGACCGGGATCTGCGACCGGTCACGATGCCGCGGGCCGCCTCGCCCCGGGTTGGGCCCTGGCAGACCATGGGACAGCACCTGCTCGGTGGGCGTCAGCTGTCGCAAGCCGATCGCCAGCACCTTGTCTGTGTGTTCCTGGGCGAAGCCGCCGTAGATGACCGGATCGTTCTGTCCGTCGTCACCGACCAGGATCCAGGTGACGTTGGGAAGCTCCTCGACCAGCCTGCGCAGACACGCCCATTTGTGTTCCCGGCCGCTGCGGAACCAACCGGTGTTGGTCGGACCCCAGTCGGTCAGCAGTAGCGGGCCGTCGGGGAAGCCGTGCCGCCGCAGGAAGCGGGCCAGTGTCGGCGCGGTGTTCCACGCGCCGGTGGACACATAGCAGGTGGGCGCTTGCGGATGTCCGTCCAGCAATTGCTGATACAGCTCGGCCATGCCCGGAACGGGCCTGCGGGCGCTCTCACTGAGTACGAAGGTGTTCCAGGCCGCCAGCAGTGGGCGCGGCAGGGAGGTGCTGATCACCGTGTCGTCGATGTCACTGATCAGACCGATGGTCGGCTCTGACGTGACCACTAGCACCGATCCGGTCTCCGCGCCTCCGTCGGCCTCGATCCGCACCTGGTGCCAACCGGGATCCAGGCCATGATCATCCACGACGACATCGAGATACCCGCCGCGATCGGTGGTCGCCCGGAGCTCCCGGTCGCCGACGGTGACGGTCACCGGCACTCCGGCGACCTGAGCGGTGACGAACGCCCGCCACCCGCGCTGGGTCTCCTCGGCGTCCCGGTCATCGTCCTCCCGGCGCGCCAGCAGCACCCGGCCGAGGACGTGGAGTGAGGTCACCGAGCCGTACCCGGTGTAGACGAGGATCCGGGTGGACCAGCCACGCCGCCTCAGGACTGCTGCCAGTCCGGCGTTCCAGGCGTCCTCGACGACGGCGGCAAGATGCGGGCGCGACATGACGCAAGAGTAGACGGCCCCCGACGGCCGGCTGGTGACATCCGATCAGTGGCATCTGATCAGTGACGTCTGATCAGCGCCGCGAACATCGCGTCGGTGCCGTGACGGTGCGGCCACAATTGGAGGTAGCGGCCGCGTGCGGCGTCGGAGACCTCGGGCAACAACGCCGGCGTGTCCAGCAGTTCGACGTCGGTCCGGCTCTGCACCACCTCGTCGACGACCTCGGCGGTCTCGCGGTGATGCGGTGAACAGGTGACGTAGGCCACCACGCCGCCCGGCCTGACCGAACCGATCGCCGATGCCAGCAGGGCGCGCTGCAGCGGCTGCAGGTCCTCGATCGCCTCCGGCTGCCGGCGCCAGCGCGATTCCGGGCGCCGCCGCAAAGCCCCCAGCCCGCTGCACGGAACGTCGGCGAGCACCCGGGCGAAGGTCCGCTCCGGCCAGGGCGGCCGGGTGCCGTCAGCGGTGACCACCAGCCGCCGTCCGTCGTCGGGATAGCCGCGCAGCGCCGATCGAACGAGCGCGGCCCGGTGCGGTGC
This window harbors:
- the metH gene encoding methionine synthase, translating into MADRADLRPDATTELTAALQQRILVLDGAMGTMVQRHKLTEQDYRGERFADWPRDVQGNNDLLVLTQPDIVTDIHRAYLEAGADIVETDTFNAQRISLSDYGMEELAYEINVEAARLARTACDAVTATTPDRPRYVAGALGPLNRTASISPDVNDPGARNIDFDTIVAAYLEQCRGLVDGGADILQIETIFDTLNAKAAIFAVETLFEEYGRRWPVIISGTITDASGRTLTGQVTEAFWNSVSHARPLIVGLNCSLGGAEMRPYVAELSRVADCFTHAYPNAGLPNAFGEYDEGPEDTAGPVGDFARSGFVNMVGGCCGTTPDHIAALAKAVDGVAPRVPSKITPALRLSGLEPLTVDDDSLFVNVGERTNITGSARFRKLIRTGDYNTALEVARQQVESGAQVIDVNMDEGMIDGKAAMQRFLRLISSEPDISRVPIMVDSSKWEVIEEGLKNVQGKSIVNSISLKEGEEPFVEHARLCRKYGAAVVVMAFDEQGQADNLQRRKQICRRAYDILTQKVGFDPTDIIFDPNAFAVATGIEEHATYGIDFIEGVRWIKENLPGAKTSGGISNVSFSFRGNNAVREAIHAVFLYHAIRAGLTMGIVNAGSLAVYDEIDPKLRERIEDVILNRRPDAADRLLEVAGEFAGSDQQREVVNEEWRSLPVSERITHALVKGIDSYAEADTEELRLEIAARGGRPLEVIEGPLMDGMNVVGELFGSGKMFLPQVVKSARVMKKAVAYLIPFIEAEKTDGETGTNGTVVMATVKGDVHDIGKNIVGVVLQCNNYEVIDLGVMVPAQKILDAAKEHNADIIGLSGLITPSLDEMVNFASEMERQGLDIPLLIGGATTSRAHTAVKVDPAYHGPVVWVKDASRSVPVVANLLSDERRPALLADLRTDYDALRKRHAGRSDDRAVLPIEAARADRTPIDWSDYHPPRPRLLLQQARDGHTDDYHPPTEPMQYVKTFESYSLAELREYIDWQPFFNAWELKGRFPDILNNPTTGDAARRLWDDANQMLDKIIEERWLTASAVIGLFPANAVGDDIEVYLDERRQDVRTTLHQLRQQTEHRPGVPHRSLADYVAPKETGLADYVGGFAVTAGIGIETKIAEFKAALDDYSAILLESLADRLAEAFAERMHQRVRTEFWGYVPDEKLTNADLIKERYAGIRPAPGYPACPEHTEKQTLWGLLDVEAHVGIKLTDSMAMWPGASVSGWYFSHPQSQYFVVGRIGKDQVADYADRKGWTVPEAEKWLSPNLGYNPS
- a CDS encoding PAC2 family protein, which encodes MADESAQISGLRGLVDPVVFVAFGGWNDAGSAASQAVEHLADTYNTKQAFSLNPDDFYDYQVNRPEVRGSGETRRIAWPTTEIRVGKLPNDQDIVIVQGLEPNFRWRQFCQLLTSALRSAGAKRVYLIGALLADHPHTRPIPVSANSGDRAVAEELGLEPSTYEGPTGILGILNDQLDKADIQTVSLWAAIPHYVSSPPSPKGTLALLNRLEDLLDLSLDLGDLPELARAWERGVNELAADDTEVAEYVEALEHQRDESDLPEASGDAIAAEFERYLRRRRQQ
- the rpe gene encoding ribulose-phosphate 3-epimerase, which encodes MPEANSRSNKIMPSILSADFANLQRDIEKVPGADALHVDVMDNHFVPNLTLGLPVVESIRKITDKFLDIHLMIDEPDVWAPGYAEAGVESVTFHLEAAKAPVRLAREIRAKGARVGMALKPATPIEPYAELLGEVDMILVMTVEPGFGGQKFLDLTLPKIARARELINKTGTDIWLQVDGGVSADTIARCADAGADAFVAGSAVFGVDDPDAMVASLRQTADSRTS
- a CDS encoding diacylglycerol kinase family protein, producing MSGAERRVAVVLNPAKISEELTGLVKERAEQLGWAEPLWLETSEDDPGRGMAEQAVEEGVDRVLAAGGDGTVRAVASGLAGSDVSLGIIPAGTANLLARNLGIPLTEPDAVDVALGSTMRSLDVVKITTDDNEPDRFAVMAGIGLDAAIMNSSDSSLKGLKDKAGSVAYVVATARELGRKPRVMRITVDDGPTLRRRAMLCLVGNVGAIQGQVELIPDAKPDDGLLDVVVASPTRFRHWLGILLRLVTRKGQPGDRVDQLVGKRVEVVLEEPDEYELDGDSMGSCQRMVAEIEPGALKVCVVREAAD
- a CDS encoding App1 family protein; translation: MSRPHLAAVVEDAWNAGLAAVLRRRGWSTRILVYTGYGSVTSLHVLGRVLLARREDDDRDAEETQRGWRAFVTAQVAGVPVTVTVGDRELRATTDRGGYLDVVVDDHGLDPGWHQVRIEADGGAETGSVLVVTSEPTIGLISDIDDTVISTSLPRPLLAAWNTFVLSESARRPVPGMAELYQQLLDGHPQAPTCYVSTGAWNTAPTLARFLRRHGFPDGPLLLTDWGPTNTGWFRSGREHKWACLRRLVEELPNVTWILVGDDGQNDPVIYGGFAQEHTDKVLAIGLRQLTPTEQVLSHGLPGPNPGRGGPRHRDRSQIPVYQAPDGYGLLPQLRSAVELNGRAG